The DNA window ATGAAGAATACTATTCAAAACGTGAATTGTTGTTAATTATGAGCAGATTGTatgtgaaaaagaaacgaaatcaAAGGAATTCCACAACATGAAAACATATCttatttcttatctttttttccaattgaataatctaaaatttagaaaagtgaaaaatcaacgaaaagCACCATCTTCCATGTAACGTAAAATTCTCACTTTTTGACAGAACCTTTCTTTTAACctgaacaaactttttaggggGTGCCATGgtgaaaaatcacaaattatttttttaagaaatacCCTAATGTACATACAATAGCCATACGATATCCAtagtttaattaattacagaGGCAAGCAACGGAGGCGACGACGATGAGCCAAATTAGTATCGCGGGATGCGATTCGAACAATTTACTTCATCCGACGACTAGATGTAAAAAAGTGAATTTGCAACAGCAGCAGCTAATTTGCCGGAAGACTGTCTTctcctttcttcttcttcttcttcttttctctctccttgttgaaaataattaaacagcACGACCCATCCTACCGCTGTGCCTCTCAATTTCACCATCATTATATTACAACCTTATATCCATTAAGCCCGAGACCACCTGTGCCTATTATTTCTCTCCTTCTCCAACCATCCAACAACATGGCTGCAACAGTTTCCGGTAACCGTGTACGTACGTAATATAAGTaacagatttattttttcactaattaaAGGAGTTCGCACGACGTGCACGGaggttttataaaattaactCGCGTTAGCAAAAGGGataaatccattttttttattttacaatttaccTCTCCCGTCCTTCATTTAGTTTATCTCgaattttctttcgttctcTCTTCTATATACatgttcttttgtttttcgttttttttttttgttttaacgGTGTTACAATTACAcctagatttattcattactatcattattatcatcaatattaCTATCCACTCGATGAAAGCGTATATATTTAACGAGCACATGCCTGCGGAATTAAAAGTACGTGTATGATATAACCGAGAGGGAGCAGCGCGACTTTCGCATTCGTTCATAGTCTTCTCAAACCCACGCGGTAAAAACAGCACACATGATATGCGGGCAGATAAATACCTCGTCGGTATTTTTGTACTAATCGCGTGAGTATTGCGTTTATACCTGGTAGGTATTCACCGCATCTCTGCGACTCTGTGCCAACCACCATACAACCTCGTTGCGGCTTTACGCATCAACAACCGTGGTGTAAGAATTCGAAGAGGGATAAATTTAGATTCAacgaagaaggaaagagaacgaagaagaagaagaagaagaagaaaaaggaaaacacATCTGGAGAGTCGAagagatatacatatacacacaacGCGTGCGTACGTGCGTAAAACGCAGTGCAGGCAGCAGCCTTGACCTACCGAACATATATTTCTCTCTGTTCGTATATTATCGACAAATCAAAATGTAGTGTGAAAAAGAAGACAagacaaaacaaaacaaaactttAACGAGCATTGCTGAAaagcaaagaaagaaaagaaaaaaaaaccgtctaCCAAAGAGTCGAAAAACATATACCTACATTCGGTTGGAGAATAAACCGGCAGATATTTGATCGAAGAGATGTTCTTGTACTGACCCTTTGAAGGTGCCATTTTTCTACtcaacaaatttaaaaaaaccgTAAAGAATTATGTTGACAAGTTCTCTTAAATACACAAAAGatggatataaaataggtggCAAGAATACTTATCACCGTAACTCAACCGTTTAAGCCAACGAAAACAACAAcaggaaagtgaaaaaaaaaacaaacaaacacgAATCGATGGCAACCGCAGTTTTTACCAAGAACCTGTTACTCAGAACTATCGCCTCGAGACGAGTTATCAAACGTTTATAACAACTTAATCTGGGGCTTCTGGAACCGTTAAGTCTTATCATTAccattgtcattattatttcacgataaTCGTTAATTCATTCGGGATTACTTTACGCACGGTTTACACATTTCTTCGCTtctttttagaaaaatttttcgtataattAAGAAtcgagagagggagagagggagagagaaagagagaaaaagaatttcaacgCTCGCGTGTTGAAATAATCTTCATCCTATGCTCGCAAGTGTGGAAGTCTctttacgtataatatttcacaCGTTCTTCGAGGTCGTCGTGTGCAGATGGAGGAAGAAGTCGACTGCGCTAACCGTGAGCATTAAACCGGCTGAAGAAATTAAGAGTCGATATTAACGCTCGTCGTTACGTGCAGTCGTAAATACTACGCGGTGAAATCGTATGATAATTCCATTCCTTCGTTCGATCGCCAACGCGATGTCGGAAAAAGTGGTTTTTCGAGAggatgaaagagaaaaagttcCTCTCGCCCAATGTGGAATTCGCGCGAGAGTCGTCGCAGCGTTGTAAATAGTATCTATTCCGTACGGTATcagcaaaatgaaaataccgCTGATGATTTTCATTCTCGAAtgtcttcttcttattcttcttcttccacttCTTCTCTACTTCAATCAAGAACGAATTCCGACGGCTCGGTGGTGAAACGCGAAGGAATTCCAAGACACGATATAAAATTCTCTGGCGTATCTATCTTTTCGTTTACTCTCTCAGACAAGCTatcctccctctctctctctctctctcgctttcgctctctctctgtctctcaaGGTCGAAACATCAAATTCCATGGTGGGAGAATTCCGTGACTGTCGAAATTCCACGACGACTGAACACCCTGGTTATTGACGCTTGTTAAAAATCGTAAAAGCGTGAAGGAGGCGAGATTCTAATAACACCGAGTCGTCGAGGTTTAGCGACGGGTAAGCGAATTTCGAGaggtgctgctgctgctgcataTTCCTTCCGTTCAAACATTGAATAAAACATAACGAATTCTCGCGCGAAGTGCCTGTAGTAAGTAACAGCGAATTGCGAAGGAGAGAACGTCGTTTTGTTTCTACGTATCGGGGTAGCAAGTAAATACTCGAAAAAATTAGAGCGATGAGAGGAAAGTTAGCGGACTCTTAAAGGGCCGGTCGATCGAGCAAGAATTAGGAAAACAGGGGGGAAAACGGTTAGAAACAGGTTCGAAAAAGTACGAGGTTCCACTCgggaagaggagaaaaataagcAACTTCGAGAGTTTCTCGCGTTTCGCTGCGTAAACTCGGTGACGATTAAAGACAAAAaacaggggaaaaaaaaaacaatcaagaaaaaataaaaaagcaattCACACACTTCCCGACGGGAAACGGGGTCTGGTGTTCGTGCACACTCTAGTGCGTGGATGAGAGTCTCTCGGACTTCTATCCTCGTTTCGTGTAAAATTCTAGTGATTCTGTTTATATCGTGTTGTTTACGGATGAAGGTTGTTTTCCTGTACATTACCTGTTAACTAAGTGGAGTCGTGGTTTCCGCACTCGGTTGTATTCGTCGAGGGGTTAAACCAGCCGGACACTTTTACCCATCCACTTGACACAGCGCGACACCCGACGAGTATTTCACCTCGGacgtcaattttttaccacgacgTCGACACAACACCGTAACAAACACCGTAACACTACATAGAGAACACCTTCGACTTCTGCGAGAAGCGAATGTCACACGCTCATCTCGACTCGTCGGCCATTTTGCCACAGAGCCTAGGTATCTGGTATGTAGGTGGAATTGAACGCTATAACCACTACTGTAATATCCGACAACACTGCGCCCACTTGGTTGGCAGCTCGTCGCTTATGTTAATTCCGCTCGGCTGTTTGGTTGGCACTGAAGTAATACGGTACGACCCGTAATAAGAGTCCACCGACTAGGCAGCCTGCGGCCATCTTGCGGCCGCTCAACGAACCTCGGCTCCATGCTCTATCAATAAATTCTCACGCTGTGCCGCGAGGTGGGGGGAATCCGTAAATACCGAAAAAACAGTGTGATTTCAATTCGGTTGATTCTGATCATTGTCTTTTCCTATGACAAATTAATGAAAGGGGTCGTTGTTACGACGAACCTAATTGTTCTCAATTCGCGATTTAAGTctgtaaattgaatatttgggTGAAACTCGTAGTGATCAATTCGTTTCCATTAGCTGTATGTACACCTTTAATACCATCAaactgaagttagtaacgttatcgtaacgtgtggaattgtttgaaattcagtaaaccgtaacAGATGAAAACACACTCATGTTTCGAAATCTTGTTCGTTCAAAAccattgtaaaattaaataagtaCTCATTTTacccccaatgtttcgttacgataacgttatccatatgaaaatattttcttcattattcataaatgaaagaagaagaagaagcagtTAACATGATAATAACTATTATATATTAACAAAGATTATTTGCTTTGGATGAatgttgaatttcaaaaacttcaCCAAACCTGCTAATAAATGGATATTCAGGCTCTGATAATTGCTAAAGTCCCTATATCTGTATACTGTAAGACTGTATTCTGACAATAGCCAAATGACTGatctcgttattatttttgaggGGAATATCACCTGGTGTCTCGCCAATTGCATGCAATGATGCACATGGTATGCGTGTACATTGTCCACGTACGTCAGTGTGTACATATAATCGCGCAAGGTGAAGCAGTGAGTCACAGTGGTTTTGGAAGCGTAATTAATGGACGACGTTGACACTGTCTCGTCGAGGTTTGCAGCACATGCGACACactgcatacatatataaatacattaaaCTTGCGACAGAAGCAGtcatatatataggtatatcacAATGGATACTCTCCAGGGTCGCTTTCGACACGATTCAATGTTATGCCTAAGGTGATCTTCATGCATTCGCATTAAATCCTCACTCGTGCATACTATATCCACACGATATACTCGTAACTATACAATATAGAGTCTGGTATATAATGCAATGCTTGCCAAATACACATTtaacaatcaattattttcaaatttacacaaaataataaatatgctaaaatttaatttacgaACATCGTTCTATTTCAAAGTATTTTACCATTTTTAGCTGTCGTCAAAGCAGAGAAACGGTTGGCAGGCGGTTAAATTTATCAGAGTACAAAATTGAGGGAGACATTTCGCGCCTGGACTGCACAACCTGTGGCAAGTTTATCGCGATCAAGACCGTGGATGATGTAATTAATCTCGACGGTGTTATTGACAGCAATTGCGATGATATTTGGTTGGAGGTTgtagtaaataaataaataaacgattgaATGATGATTGCTTACATTACCGTTTCTACCTTACATATCTTTCACGCATAAGTATTTTGTTTATCAGGCTAAAAcacgaaaggaaaaaatcgtCTACTACGCATTGTCTCAGATTATCTACTTAGAGCGTGATTCAccaaaggaagaaaaatatgaatcgGTCTTTGCTTATGCTGACGAATCTGACTTAGTTATGCTTAGATGGAAAAACGGTACGGCGATCGGATTTTTTACGCTCAAGCAAAAAGGTAACACACGTCTAGGTGAACATAAGTAACTGGAAATCCTAAGAATCCAATCTTGttaaattgagaaattatCGTTTTCCAATTCGGACAAATTGATTTACACTAACAATCCGTATGTATCGAAACATGCTGTTCCGAGCTGGTCGCAGAAAACGTGATGCTTAAACTCGATCATATTCAAATACAAAACTTGATTTTTGTTCCATATTTTACTTGAACATTCATTTAATACCGGAAAATAAGTTTAACAACTTGGACGATATATTCTGTGCTTCATGTTCGAATAATTGACTTCAAACGATCAGCTGATAACTCAGCACCTCGCCATGTTGACGAAATGTATGTtactaaaatattatttataaaaaaaaatttttgcaaaaagttAGGCCCTACTTATTGTCAACCAACAACACAACTTCAtaaggataaaaataatctctgaaagaaaaattgtcatttaATAAACCttctaaaaattctttcacgcacaGATTGTGACACAAGTTGGATTTCACCTCGACTAGATGCTTAAGGAAATTTGTCATTGACTGTGAAAagctgtaaaaaatattaatatttgatgacattgttttttttacaggtACTAAAATATTCCCTGAAAGTGAAGTGGAGTACGCGATGCCAGTGCTAGATACGGCCTACATACGTTCAGAATGTAGAGGTAATGGAATCGGCACTGAAATCATAACTAAAATAACGCAAATGTTTCCAAACGAAGACATTGGCTTTTCACGTCCGATATCGGATGGAATGTCTAAAGGTTTTGTTTACTCATTTATTTGTACAGATCGATTACTCATTaactttaaatatttttattttaatttttttctttctcttttttcttccgtcCACAAACTGCAGTCTTGGCGAGATTTTTGACGAAAAGCAAAgaatttcgtttgaaattttgggAAATTGTAGACGGCGGTAACgagggaaacaaaaaattggtatGGTATGGGttgcaaaataaaagaaaaagttaaTTGTATTGATTTTAATTGGATAgctgggaaaaaaaagaaaaacaaaaaatcgaattaataattcaataacgtgtgtatatatatgtatatatatatagctatTATTTGGATAACatttgttattatatatatatttataaaaaaaatattaagaagaaaaatgatggTTAAAATGGTTAGAGATGATATcagtataatatacaatatacgttACATGCATATGATTTACACATGTATACTTTCAATCCGGTTTTACTTCCCAATTCAATGTTAGTCTTTTAATATATATAGTGTGATTGAACATGGAATGAAATATGCGGGTGGggtgagaaaatttgtttgttttttcaaatttgatctctatcgtttttatatcaattatGTATAACATTAAGATTAAGAAGGCGggtttatttaaaattagcCTTAATGTCGTTGAGCAGCATCGATCCTATCAccattttttcacagtttaCGCATACCTCCAAATCGTCAGTTTCTCCgatttttattgttatcaaCACTAACGATTTAGAGGCTAAAGTCTGCGCCGCGAACCTGTAACCAGATtttgaaaactatttttattttgtgtaaCCATCAATTACGTATGATTTtaagaattggaaaattttatagcatttaaatgaaaggaaaatttactgaaggaaaaaagaaagaataaggAAAGAGAATTCAGCTCAGGTAATTCTAGAATAGTCACTTTTGCGACCAAAATAATCCGAAAtcgaagataaaaattttttgttcgacatgaaaagaaaatacaaactTATAAAACTTCACGTTTTCTATGTCTGAATAAAGCGACTGAAAGTTGGTAAATATCTTACCTTAATATATTGCCTTCACTAGAAATCAGAGCAACATTGGCAGATTCAAATACTTTCTGTGATATAATTTTCCTGTTGTGTCCAGGAAAAGCTATTTTCACCACATGCTCATTCATCCCTTTCAACTTGGCCTGTTCCGCGGTAAAGAAGCTCTCAGTCACCATTACAGATCGTACTAATTCACCTACGGGTGCTTTGACTGTTACTGAGGACGACAGCGTTTCATCGtctttttgataatttatgtTTAAATTAACCGGCTGCGTTGAATCGTTGAAGTTAACGCCAATTGTTGAAGATGATGTCGTTTTCGGCTGAAGTATTTGTATTGGCATAAAATCGTGAACTTGAATTCCCGATGGCAGATTCTGAAAGGAGAAAACTATCGTCATTCCGTTTTATCGTGAGACGGTGAGTTGGTATTTGGCTAACCtgtaaaaatcaatatttttacgatAAATAGAAGTTTTGGAAACAtggtcaatttttcaatagcTTTTTAACTTTGCATTGAACTTGTAGTATAGAATATTCTGCTATTAGATTTCCGttctgtataatttttatactcatCTGCCCCTAAAGTTTAAATctggttataatttatttcaaagacgttaaagtaaaaaattagattAAAATTGAAGTAGATTCAAAACACGAGCATCtttatattgaaaatcgaCTAGAAACTGACTCATCGCGAGTTGTAGATAAAGAGTCAGTCTGACAAAGCAAAACTTGGTTTTAAAAGGATCAAACACACcttaaaaagtttttttatacttgaaaAGAATATTATCACATTACGATTTGGTTACCGAAATTACTGGCTGGTTTTACAAAGTAAAGTTATTTAATGGTTCAGAACAGTTGATAAAGTTCTACATCCTTCATTAacaggagaagaaaaacaaagaatgaaTGAAACAACAAACAATCAGCGAAGAGGAATTAACACCCTTCATAGTGGACAACCTCACCTTGTTTCCAACTTTGATATCTTTTATGGTAGTGCTACTTTCGTTAGAAAACGTTAGCTCAATGCTATTCATAGCAGAGCTAACAAGATGCTGAGATCTGGTAAACCTAAAATCAAGTTTCAGTCCTTTTCCACTGACTTTATTAAGCAGTTCTGTGGCCTTGATGGGAATAAAAGAGGCCGCTACTTCCGTCACGCCGTTCAGCTGCAACGGGTTCATTGGAGTCAAGAAACCACCGAGACTCGGTGTCATTATTGGAGTTATTGGAATCACTGAAAAGAAACGATCCGAATTAACCAGTTGATCCATTAAAATATTGAAccaagaaaatattttgaatcacGCACCATCATCCAAATCCAAAAGCAGATCAAGATTGCTCTTTGGCTTTTCCTTAGCATCTTCTTTACCCTCTCTTTTAACTGgcttttcttcctcttcggATTCCTCGCTATCAGATTCATTCTCGCTATCAAAATCCTGGGAACTGGATCCGCTGTCACTGTTGTTCAACTTCtttatcacatttttcttcttcttcttttcatccTCTTCGGAGTACTTATCAGAATCGGAAGAATACTCCGAGGACTCCCTATCCTCAGACGAACTTTCCGAAGAATCGGTAGACTCGTCTTCACTCTCAGACTCTGAAACTagttgtatttttcatttcaattttatttacgtCGCTGTAATATAAACGCAAAATTGGTTTCATTAAACTCggcattgaattttcaaacctaTGGATTaatttgtaatgaaattttcgacGGGCAgatatcttgaaattttccaaactcGACTGCAAAATATTATAGTAGAAAGAGATGACGCCTGACAATGATTGGTTTGCAAACAATACTTTGGAAacgattgtgaaaaatttcaaaaaaggaTATAAGGAATTTTCTTACAAAACGATCCATGGGTGTCAACATTTAGGGCTGAgtttaataaaagaaatatcaCGTTTATATTACTGAGACCGTTCAACATAGCCTGCAGAGAATCAAACTGCAGTGGTCTGGCCCTTACTGTCCATAACTTCTCGAGTTTAGCTTCTTTCGCTAGTCTCAGCATCATTTGACAACTGCTTAAATTCCTACATAAATCATGCTCCTCACTCCATCTTTTCTTACCTTCCGCAGGACTGCTCTCATCCTCGCTATAAAAgctcttctccttctcctttgTCGCCTTCTtatctctcttttcctttctaCTGTGTCTTTCATCTTTTATTTCATGGGCGCTTACTGGCTCGGCGACATCTCTGACAGAAGGGTCTGGTGCAACCTCTGGAAACTGTGGTAAAATGTGATGACCGACACAAGGAGTGTCAAGATAATGAGAGAGCGTGCCCAGCTGGAACTGGGAGTCTTTAAATCTAGACTCCAGCATCGGGGCTGGTTTGGGTGCCAAGAATATCTTCTTGGCAAACTGTGATAACTTGGTTTCGGCGGTTCCGCCATCTTGATTGAATATGAAATGCCTGAGGAATCTGGCCCTGTCCCTAATGTCATAATTTTGGTCATACTTAGCCAGCTGGAAGACGTACTGACAGAGAAGTTTGGTCTGGTTCGGATTTGATAGATATAACTTCACCGCGAGGTTCAGCGTTTGGAGCTTTACAATGTCCTGTTCGTTTATGAAACTCTTGGCCATTTTTCTCAGCACATCTGGAGCTATTTTTGGCACTCTGTCTGAGTACTCTCCCAAAAGCCATAGAATCGAAGCTCTAGCTTGAGGGACCGTTATAAAATCCATCAGTTTCGCCATATGCGCTATTATATCTTTGTGCTCGTTTGGCTGTGTTTGCAACAGCTTCTTGATCACCACCACACTTTCAGCCACCACGGCCTCTGTGATCAGATAAATATTACTAATTGTAATTGCTTCATGTGGTcacatgaaaatatttcctacAAAGTTGATTGTAAAGATTTTATGCATCTTATTATTTTACgtttttgttcttgtttaGTAGATACGATACTAGTAGCTTGTAATAAAAGATTCTACCAAGAATAATCATGAAGCTTcatgtaatttttgtaatgCCGTTTTATATTTGCAGTAATCATTCAAATTAATGGGAAATCTTTGTAGTCACTAATTTAATCATAAGTCAATCCAGTTTCCACACCAACAAGTGTACTTCGGAAGATCGATATGTATCAAAGTTTTTGTCTACTATTGTGTG is part of the Neodiprion virginianus isolate iyNeoVirg1 chromosome 5, iyNeoVirg1.1, whole genome shotgun sequence genome and encodes:
- the LOC124306215 gene encoding protein FAM169B-like isoform X2 — its product is MDTLQGRFRHDSMLCLSCRQSRETVGRRLNLSEYKIEGDISRLDCTTCGKFIAIKTVDDVINLDGVIDSNCDDIWLEAKTRKEKIVYYALSQIIYLERDSPKEEKYESVFAYADESDLVMLRWKNGTAIGFFTLKQKGTKIFPESEVEYAMPVLDTAYIRSECRGNGIGTEIITKITQMFPNEDIGFSRPISDGMSKVLARFLTKSKEFRLKFWEIVDGGNEGNKKLVWYGLQNKRKS
- the LOC124306199 gene encoding AP-3 complex subunit beta-2 isoform X3 — encoded protein: MLSAAANTMSNNGGSYSNDRPASAGEPELATDAASGGFFHSDYKKHEDLKQMLDSNKDGLKLEAMKRIIGMVAKGRDASELFPAVVKNVVSKNIEVKKLVYVYLVRYAEDQQDLALLSISTFQRALKDPNQLIRASALRVLSSIRVSMIVPIVMLAIKDSASDMSPYVRKTAAHAIPKLYSLDPEQKEELIAVLEKLLSDKTTLVVGSAVMAFEEVCPERIDLIHKNYRKLCNLLVDVDEWGQVVIVNMLTRYARTQFTNPNADDAEEEENRPFYDSDSDSSNSKKPKFSLDPDHRLLLRNTKPLLQSRNASVVMAVAQLYHHAAPRSEVMIAAKALIRLLRGHREVQSIVLHCIASISISRKGMFEPFLKSFFVRTSDATHIKLLKLDILTNLATETSIGVILREFQTYISSSDKEFVGASIQAIGRCASNIKEVTDTCLNGLVSLLSNRDEAVVAESVVVIKKLLQTQPNEHKDIIAHMAKLMDFITVPQARASILWLLGEYSDRVPKIAPDVLRKMAKSFINEQDIVKLQTLNLAVKLYLSNPNQTKLLCQYVFQLAKYDQNYDIRDRARFLRHFIFNQDGGTAETKLSQFAKKIFLAPKPAPMLESRFKDSQFQLGTLSHYLDTPCVGHHILPQFPEVAPDPSVRDVAEPVSAHEIKDERHSRKEKRDKKATKEKEKSFYSEDESSPAEVSESESEDESTDSSESSSEDRESSEYSSDSDKYSEEDEKKKKKNVIKKLNNSDSGSSSQDFDSENESDSEESEEEEKPVKREGKEDAKEKPKSNLDLLLDLDDVIPITPIMTPSLGGFLTPMNPLQLNGVTEVAASFIPIKATELLNKVSGKGLKLDFRFTRSQHLVSSAMNSIELTFSNESSTTIKDIKVGNKVSQIPTHRLTIKRNDDSFLLSESAIGNSSSRFYANTNTSAENDIIFNNWR
- the LOC124306199 gene encoding AP-3 complex subunit beta-2 isoform X1 — protein: MLSAAANTMSNNGGSYSNDRPASAGEPELATDAASGGFFHSDYKKHEDLKQMLDSNKDGLKLEAMKRIIGMVAKGRDASELFPAVVKNVVSKNIEVKKLVYVYLVRYAEDQQDLALLSISTFQRALKDPNQLIRASALRVLSSIRVSMIVPIVMLAIKDSASDMSPYVRKTAAHAIPKLYSLDPEQKEELIAVLEKLLSDKTTLVVGSAVMAFEEVCPERIDLIHKNYRKLCNLLVDVDEWGQVVIVNMLTRYARTQFTNPNADDAEEEENRPFYDSDSDSSNSKKPKFSLDPDHRLLLRNTKPLLQSRNASVVMAVAQLYHHAAPRSEVMIAAKALIRLLRGHREVQSIVLHCIASISISRKGMFEPFLKSFFVRTSDATHIKLLKLDILTNLATETSIGVILREFQTYISSSDKEFVGASIQAIGRCASNIKEVTDTCLNGLVSLLSNRDEAVVAESVVVIKKLLQTQPNEHKDIIAHMAKLMDFITVPQARASILWLLGEYSDRVPKIAPDVLRKMAKSFINEQDIVKLQTLNLAVKLYLSNPNQTKLLCQYVFQLAKYDQNYDIRDRARFLRHFIFNQDGGTAETKLSQFAKKIFLAPKPAPMLESRFKDSQFQLGTLSHYLDTPCVGHHILPQFPEVAPDPSVRDVAEPVSAHEIKDERHSRKEKRDKKATKEKEKSFYSEDESSPAEVSESESEDESTDSSESSSEDRESSEYSSDSDKYSEEDEKKKKKNVIKKLNNSDSGSSSQDFDSENESDSEESEEEEKPVKREGKEDAKEKPKSNLDLLLDLDDVIPITPIMTPSLGGFLTPMNPLQLNGVTEVAASFIPIKATELLNKVSGKGLKLDFRFTRSQHLVSSAMNSIELTFSNESSTTIKDIKVGNKNLPSGIQVHDFMPIQILQPKTTSSSTIGVNFNDSTQPVNLNINYQKDDETLSSSVTVKAPVGELVRSVMVTESFFTAEQAKLKGMNEHVVKIAFPGHNRKIISQKVFESANVALISSEGNILRFAAQTLASKSLVLITIKIGETDDLEVCVNCEKMVIGSMLLNDIKANFK
- the LOC124306199 gene encoding AP-3 complex subunit beta-2 isoform X2, translated to MLSAAANTMSNNGGSYSNDRPASAGEPELATDAASGGFFHSDYKKHEDLKQMLDSNKDGLKLEAMKRIIGMVAKGRDASELFPAVVKNVVSKNIEVKKLVYVYLVRYAEDQQDLALLSISTFQRALKDPNQLIRASALRVLSSIRVSMIVPIVMLAIKDSASDMSPYVRKTAAHAIPKLYSLDPEQKEELIAVLEKLLSDKTTLVVGSAVMAFEEVCPERIDLIHKNYRKLCNLLVDVDEWGQVVIVNMLTRYARTQFTNPNADDAEEEENRPFYDSDSDSSNSKKPKFSLDPDHRLLLRNTKPLLQSRNASVVMAVAQLYHHAAPRSEVMIAAKALIRLLRGHREVQSIVLHCIASISISRKGMFEPFLKSFFVRTSDATHIKLLKLDILTNLATETSIGVILREFQTYISSSDKEFVGASIQAIGRCASNIKEVTDTCLNGLVSLLSNRDEAVVAESVVVIKKLLQTQPNEHKDIIAHMAKLMDFITVPQARASILWLLGEYSDRVPKIAPDVLRKMAKSFINEQDIVKLQTLNLAVKLYLSNPNQTKLLCQYVFQLAKYDQNYDIRDRARFLRHFIFNQDGGTAETKLSQFAKKIFLAPKPAPMLESRFKDSQFQLGTLSHYLDTPCVGHHILPQFPEVAPDPSVRDVAEPVSAHEIKDERHSRKEKRDKKATKEKEKSFYSEDESSPAEESESEDESTDSSESSSEDRESSEYSSDSDKYSEEDEKKKKKNVIKKLNNSDSGSSSQDFDSENESDSEESEEEEKPVKREGKEDAKEKPKSNLDLLLDLDDVIPITPIMTPSLGGFLTPMNPLQLNGVTEVAASFIPIKATELLNKVSGKGLKLDFRFTRSQHLVSSAMNSIELTFSNESSTTIKDIKVGNKNLPSGIQVHDFMPIQILQPKTTSSSTIGVNFNDSTQPVNLNINYQKDDETLSSSVTVKAPVGELVRSVMVTESFFTAEQAKLKGMNEHVVKIAFPGHNRKIISQKVFESANVALISSEGNILRFAAQTLASKSLVLITIKIGETDDLEVCVNCEKMVIGSMLLNDIKANFK
- the LOC124306215 gene encoding protein FAM169B-like isoform X1 — its product is MSHAHLDSSAILPQSLGICCRQSRETVGRRLNLSEYKIEGDISRLDCTTCGKFIAIKTVDDVINLDGVIDSNCDDIWLEAKTRKEKIVYYALSQIIYLERDSPKEEKYESVFAYADESDLVMLRWKNGTAIGFFTLKQKGTKIFPESEVEYAMPVLDTAYIRSECRGNGIGTEIITKITQMFPNEDIGFSRPISDGMSKVLARFLTKSKEFRLKFWEIVDGGNEGNKKLVWYGLQNKRKS